In Alosa alosa isolate M-15738 ecotype Scorff River chromosome 10, AALO_Geno_1.1, whole genome shotgun sequence, the genomic stretch ATTGTTTCTTCTTTGTTattgtgttgttattgtttcttctttgttattgtgttgttattgtttcttctctgttattgtgttgttattgtttcttctctgttattgtgttaaatgttccaaaatgtaaagcactctgagctgcattctgtgtatgaaaggtgctatacaaataaagcttattattattattatttttattattattattattattatattattattattatatgatcGGACACAAAAATGTCCCTTAACAGCTTAAATCAGAAAGAAGTACAACAACTTAAAGCAATAAAACCACTTCAAATCACATCACTACAAACCTCTTGGAACCCATGGAAATGACGTCaacaaagaaagagggaaacaaACACTGTATTTGCGTCAATGAGGTTGCATCCATGGACACGGTTGAGTAGCTTACGTGTGAAATACTGAAATCACAAACCTAGATACCTTAGATAGAAGATAAGACCTAAGATCCTTTCATCAAAGAAGAAGCAAAGACTAGACGCAACTTCCTGCTGATTTGTACAACACAAAAATAGGCCAGGCTTTCtacacttaaagcaacaccaaagaacttttcctctgtcgcacgcactatttgtttatccagcaccggctttgcaaataacaatgtccacagacaaggtagaatatgttgcatgattttataaaagtatgatgtattgcgacatcagatgcaagtcaaatttgtagtttctcatgtctcattccatcgaactacagatccgctacccgatccggcaaacttacatagtgtggttatagctgatagagggccgcgaagtgaatgcagaaagtgccgttcaccaaaaataattcagtggaaatgcatggattcgattttcttccagtagcagcaactggaatccatgcatttccacataatcatttttggaatctgatcccttatcatacctgttcattcttactcgtcgcttgacttatcgtgactaaattcaagatggctgcaaacgctaaacttcgtgaagatactgtctgtataaatcgtcttgtaagtaaactaccagtgctttttcaaagttttcaatgtctcgttttaaatgtcagggccctcagaagtctacccatgaagtgtggagatacattgagcctcgtaaatggtgtaaaacagtgatttatttgcatggctagcctgatgccgaagcaccaccattgaaaaagctgttggtagcatcgctaactaagccagatttttggagtgcaggggacaagccgagatgggctatgagacatacgttcacattcggtatcatgtttcaacacactttaggtcaatatcacgccagaattctcctttaaggtacaaaaaactctttggtgttgctttaaccaaTTTCAGACCACAGACTTCTGTAAAAACTTAGCTGTGGACATGACCCATCTACTGTGAATGTCCTCTACtccaaaatactgcaaaaaAGAATGACCAAGACTATGCTACACATTGAGCATCCAGTCGATTCCGCTTAAGGTTGCAGGTTGACACCTTTCATCAGCCAGATTTGCAATCACGTCACACTGGCTTTTTCATTTGTGCATATCCAATGCACATACTGTGTTTATCAATTGTAGTTTACCATGCCCATAACATTGACAATAAGCAGTGGCATCATCTTGCTGCAGGTAATCCTTCACAAGGTCACTGGTGTCAAAACAGGAATATGGGGAATTTGACACTGACTTGACACAGTGCACATCTAGAATTTTCCTCTCAACCCAAATCTACAATAATAACCTCACTGTCTCAGACAGTGGTCTGTTAATGTTTGTTCCATTTCCATGAGTTGGAAATTCTGCATATGCAGGAAGTGGGTTCTTGTAAATCTAGTTTCAGAAACAGCACACAGTAACTTCCTGTCCAACAACACCTTTACAGCTTTTATTGATACAGTTTTGCATCAGCCTTTTTGTAAGAGTAGTTTTTCACCTGTCTAATTAGGGTATACAAGAAAAGAAATCCATCTTGAATAGAAAGTTGTGGTTCCAAACACAACATACCCCACCAGTCTCACTACACTGTCATTTACTTTTGGCTTTCAGTTGCTTACAATGCAAGACAATGAAAGTGGGAGACAATATTCTTTAAAGCAACCCATGTTATTTCCTGGCCATAATAAATGACACCATTTTTAAGTGAATCTGATCCCTTTCCTATTGTCTGTCTAGACCCTCTTTTAATattaggattattattattattaattattaaattaataagcTCCCCACAGAGTTCCCCACGGTGTTGCCAGGGGAGACGCTGGGCAGCTGATGTGGCAGGTGCAGGACTCGATCAGCATGACCGCCTGGTGGATGGCACCGCCACGGGGGCAGTGGAGGCGCAGGTGGACGGTccgtgtgtggtggggggtacAGCACCGGCCGTCCGGACACTGTCCGCAGTAGCACGGCCGAAGGAGCGAAGTGCTCCGGCACCCCCGGTGCTCCAGGCGGACAGGCAGTCGGGAACGGACGCCGTTTTCACAGGAGCCGTGAGCCTGGGACATACAgacattttttatatatatatatatataggcctttCTATGCCttttaatgacaggacagtgaagaatgactggaagcgagtgggagagagagtcgaggTGGGATTCGCAAAGGACGACGGGGctggtcgccggcgtacggtgcaggtgccccagccagtcgagCCACGGCCGGGGCTGACATACAGACGTTTAAACGTACCAACGTATAAACTGTTTGGTATGTGCATGGAACACTCAAAGAAAGCCTTTAATTGAAACTTTGATACACAGATGACATTtctgcattttcagaaatgttGGTGTCTAAATACTGAATCTGCAATGTTATGAAGGTTCACCAATTTTAAATCAGGAGACCTATAAAAATAGGATCCATCTGCTTAACTCATGCTGGCTAGTGCTGGAGACATACAATATTGTACTCCTCAGATACTGGCACTATCAGGATATGTCTGACATTTTACTGGTGTTCGTAGTATATCACACAGACTATGTGATACTGACTAATCTTGAGTCATTTTCAACCTGAAAGCTTTTTTGACAGacattcagacagacacaccctcGCACACAGGGCACCTTGCCAGAACAAACCTTTGCTAGTGACTATCACTTCTGCTTGATTATATACAACTCAAACACACCTTCCTTTCCTTTTACagagaaaagtgagagagagaaaaaggggaagTTTCAAACGCCCCTTTAGGTGTCTGTTGAATATGTCAAAATGCAAATTCACACCAACCACTCTCCAGAAATGGAGTGTAAAGTGTTTGTGGAATGGAATTTTTAGAAACAAGGAACTGAGAACACAGGCATATACACTTGTGTGGCATAGACGTCATGCattcatgcatgcacgcactcacacgcacacacacacacactcactcacacgcacacacacgcacacacacacacacacacacactgacacacacacacacacacacacacacacacacacacacacacacacacaaacacattcatttaCCATCTGTGTGAGGGGTAATGATGCTGTATAGCAGGGACGAATTTGGCAGAACCGCGTCTGTGTCTGCGGGCGACAGCACCGGTTGCGGTTGGTGGTGCGGCTGGAAAGGCCGGGTCCACAGCTGTGGGAGCAGGGGCTCCACTCCGATGCCTGGTCCACGCAGTTGGACCCGAGGCCTGGACTCTGGCCTGACGTCTCAAGCCAGGACCTCCTGCCTCTGTCCACCAGCAGACCTAAGGGAGTCGGTCAAGATAGGAGACATttttacatagatagatagatagatagatagataaagagatactttattgatcgctaggggaaattcaaggtcacagtagcatacagacaacacacacacacattcactaacagcagaaaaagtgattaaaagtatataatataaaaaacacaactaagcaataaggactgtagaagaaaaagaatatactaaatatactaaaaatacaaattatactaaataacacttaatctaaatcaattctaaaaaacagtatccactagtcagtgggtgattaatcaatcaggtgcgcttgcaatgactgaagcagggactgtggtcctctgtgcataaggtaaggtaaggtgctctgtgtgaatgagtgtcatggtgatggttcaaatgagtaagtcaaacagtgcaacagtgcaagaataaagtctatatatctatatatatatataactatattaagaaaggtatgaGTGTGGtatggctgtggcatggagggaggggttgtgcatatgaagggttcagatgcaaaagcctctaaatgccacctacgtcaaaaatgagataaagatggtgagtgaatgctctcctcacatagtatacgttaatcaaataatttaacttcaaaacacatcaaataacactctcttcctggtctgaaatatcgatttctatgcaaaaacctataggaaccggattttaaatgctcatttaaaagaaatgtggtcagacggatttagagggttttgcatctgaactcttcatatgtgctaatatagcacgcaaacagtgaggcagaagacagtggtaaaaagtggctagtggacagacagtccaagacatggaggtggtgaagaggcagacagactatgcggagaagtctatttctcctcttcccttaagtgaagcattgaaatGGTTAATGGTTGAAATGGTTGCATGCCATGGTTATAGGAAAGGAATAACAGTGGTAATGGCTGTATGGACAGAGAATAATTTTGGTTCACTatgtaaaaatgtttaaacttTTAGAATAACTAATAGTTTTAATATAACTAAAAATGACTCAGGGGGGAATATGATCAATGTTTAAACTCAGTGAGGGGAATATGTTGTGATGCACTACTTATGCAGGTGTCAGTATTTAACACTTAAAACATAGCTATATATTTGAATATCCTGAGTAGAGCAGTATTTCATTCCAGTTTGTTTGCTGATTTGTGACTTTGTGCAAACCGGTCCATCAAGTCAAAATCCAGACCTGTGGATAAATTATGATTGTTGTTGTAGGGCCAATAATGTCAGCACAAGGATTAAT encodes the following:
- the LOC125302312 gene encoding CCN family member 5-like — encoded protein: MLHALTSALILSVLKQTLSQQCGGPCHCPLPVSSCPPGVALLWDRCHCCQVCARQEGQPCSEHYVCDTLKGLQCDYSASYPEGPGECISQNLLDCELNGRRYHEGQSFQPSCAQQCKCSGGGITCVPLCPDDLQLPSATCLHPRMVKLPGSCCPQWVCDVLDNRIAPDTPTGLLVDRGRRSWLETSGQSPGLGSNCVDQASEWSPCSHSCGPGLSSRTTNRNRCCRPQTQTRFCQIRPCYTASLPLTQMAHGSCENGVRSRLPVRLEHRGCRSTSLLRPCYCGQCPDGRCCTPHHTRTVHLRLHCPRGGAIHQAVMLIESCTCHISCPASPLATPWGTLWGAY